The Candidatus Caldatribacterium sp. genome includes the window TACTCAACGGAGAGATTCTCACCACTTCTGAAGCGTACGCTCTCATGTGTGAACTCATGCAGGGGAAGCTCACCCCTGCACAAATGGGGGCAATTCTTGGTGTTCTACGGGTTCGGGGTGAAAGGAAAGAGGAACTCCTCGGGTTTGCTCAGGCTATGCGTGATTTCGCAATACCCTTTTCGGTACCCTCTGGAGTGCTGGTTGCTGATAACTGTGGTACTGGCGGCGATGGGAAGGGCACTATGAACATCTCTACAGGCGCTGCTCTCCTTGCCTTTGCCTTGGGTGTCCCGATTGTGAAGCATGGCAATCGCTCGGTTTCAAGTCGTTCTGGAAGTGCTGATTTTCTTGAGAGCCTTGGCTTTCCCGTGGATCTTCCGAAAGAGTCCATGGAGGCACTCTTTGCCACAACAGGTTTTGCTTTCCTTTATGCTCCGCTGTACCATCCAGCCATGCGGACAGTTCAGGGGGTACGGAGAGAGCTTGGGGTACGCACAGTATTCAACGTCCTTGGTCCTTTAACAACTCCCTGTTCCGTGGCGTACAAGATGGTTGGCGTGTACGACCAAAAACTCCTTGAGCCGGTGGCGTACGTTCTCTCTCTTCTTGGGGTACGACGGGGTCTTGCCGTTTGGGGGGAACCTGGGGTAGATGAGGTGAGCGTGAGCGGTACAACGCACTGCATTCTTGTAACCGAGGGGGGAATGGAAACCTTAACCTTTCACCCTCGTGAGGTTGGTCTCCGGGAGCACCCTGTGGAGGCGATTCAAGGGGGAAGTACCCATGATAATGCCCAGCTCTTTCTTGAAATTCTTCAGGGAAAAAAGAAGGAAGCACACTACGAGGCACTTGTCCTGAACACAGCCTTCCTTGTGTGGCTTGCTGAGAGAGCAGAAACAATTCCTCAGGCGCTCGAACAGGTTGAGGGAATCGTCCAAAGCGGAGAGGCTCTTGAGAGAATCCAGGAACTCGTTGCTGCTGCAAGGGGAATCCGAGGGGGTGCGGAAAATGGAAAACATTCTTGAAACCATTGTGGTTGCGAAGAAGCGGAGACTCCTTGCTCAGGGAAAAAAGTATTCACCTTTCGAGGTAGCTGAACTTCTTGCTCGTTCTCAGGAGAACGCCTTCCTCTCTTCCCTATGTGGTCCCGGGCCTAACATCATTGCCGAGATTAAGCTTGCCTCGCCTTCTCGGGGGAGATTCATTGCGCTCGAGGAGGTTCCTTACTTCCTCTCCTCTTATGAGGAGGGTAGGGCAAAGGCGATTTCGGTTGTTACTGAGGAAGAGCATTTTCAGGGAAGCCTTGAACTCCTCCAGATGGTAGTGAGAACGACCCATCTTCCGGTCTTGCGCAAGGACTTTGTTCTTGAAGAGACGCAAATCTACGAAACAAAGGAAGCAGGTGCCCATGCGATTCTCCTGATTGCGCGTATTGTTTCAAAAGACCGCCTCAAGAGCTTCATAGAACTTGCCGAATTCCTTGGCCTTACTCCTCTTGTTGAGGTCCACGACGAGAGAGATCTCGAGAAAGCCCTCTCTGCGTCCGCCAGAGTCATCGGTATCAACAACCGGGATCTTTCTACCTTCAGGGTATCTCTTGCAACGACCCTTCGCCTTCTTCCCTTGATTCCTAAGGATGTTACAGTAGTTGCCGAAAGTGGTATCGCCAATCGTGACGACGTGGAGAATCTCCTTGAGGCGGGGGTGTACAACTTCCTTGTCGGAGGGTCACTTTTGACTTCAGAAAATCCCACAAGAAAACTCCTTGAGTTACAGGGGGAGAGAGCAATTGCCCGTTGTTAAGGTGTGCGGTATAACGGAAAAAGAGGACGCTCTCTCTATAGCTTCCCTTGGCGTTTGGGCGCTTGGGTTCATTTTCGTTCCCGAGAGCCCCCGTTACGTGAGCCCTGAGAAGGTTCGGGACATTGTCTCTTGCCTTCAGGGCAAGGTTCTTACTGTGGGCGTCTTTCAAAATGCGCCGTTTGGTGAGGTCCGACGTATTCGAGATTTCTGTGGGCTTGACCTTTTGCAGCTTCACGGGGAGGAGGACCCTTCTTTCTGTGAGCGACTTGGGAGAGGTGTTATTAAGGCTTTCGGGGTTGGAGAAGGGGTGTTTCCTGAAAACATCGAGGAGTACGTTCCGTGGGTATCCTATATTCTCTTTGATACCGTACACGGGGGCAAACGAGGGGGTACGGGGAGGCCCTTTCCCTGGAAGAGCATTGCCCATCTTCTCCAGAGCATCCCCCGTCCGGTTATCATTGCAGGAGGGTTAACGGCGGAAAACGTTGTTTCTCTCCTTGAAGAGATTCATCCTTTCGCTCTTGATGTGAATAGCGGAGTTGAGAGGGCACCAGGAAAAAAGGACCTGGGTAAGTTGAAAGAATTTCTTGCCGTCGTGCAGAGGAAGGTGGCATTATGAGGAAAGGATTTTTTGGCGAGTTTGGTGGACGGTTTGTCCCAGAGACCCTCATTCATCCTCTTGAGGAGCTCGAGGAGGCGTACGAGTACTATCGAGATGATCCCTCCTTTCGGGCAGAGCTCGAGATGTACCTGAGGACATATGCTGGACGTCCCACGCCCCTCACTTACGCAGCAAGACTTTCCGAAGAACTTGGGGGAGTAAGGATTTACCTGAAGCGCGAGGACCTGAACCATACTGGATCGCACAAGCTCAACAATACCCTGGGACAGGTACTTCTTGCAAAAAAGATGGGCAAGAAACGGATTATCGCGGAGACCGGTGCGGGGCAGCATGGGGTGGCAACGGCAACAGCCTGTGCCCTTCTTGGACTTTCATGCCAGGTGTACATGGGGGCTATCGATGTGGAGAGGCAGAAACTCAACGTCTTTCGAATGCAAATCCTTGGGGCGGAGGTCATTCCTGTGTACTCTGGAAGTCAAACCCTAAAAGACGCTATCAACGAAGCCCTGCGAGACTGGGTCCGGAACGTGGATACAACGCACTACGTGATTGGGTCTGTGGTCGGTCCCCATCCGTACCCCACCATGGTGCGGGATTTCCAATCGGTCATAGGGCGAGAAGCGAAAGAGCAATTTCTCGAGCGAGAGGGTAAGCTCCCTGACTATGTCATTGCCTGCGTGGGGGGAGGAAGCAACGCCATGGGGATATTCTCCGCCTTCCTTCCTCATGAGGAGGTTAAGCTCATAGGAGTGGAGGCCGGTGGTCTTGGTCTTGAAAGTGGAAAGCATGCGGCAAGCATCGGTCGAGGAAAGAAGGGGGTGCTCCATGGGAGCATGAGCTTTCTTCTCCAGGATGAGTTCGGGCAGATTCGGGAGACACATTCCATTGCTGCTGGTCTTGACTACCCTGGGGTGGGACCTGAACATTCCTTTCTTGCGGTGACCGGAAGAGCACAGTACGTGGCGGTGACAGATGAGGAGGCACGAGATGCTTTCTGTCACCTTGCCAGAACCGATGGAATTATACCTGCTCTTGAGAGTGCCCATGCAGTTGCGTACGCTCTCAAGCTTGCTCCTTCCTTGCCTTCTGGAGCGACCATTCTCATCTGCCTTTCAGGAAGGGGCGATAAGGATGTTGAAGTGGTCATGCAGTCTCTTGCAAAGGGGGAATAGTCATGGACCCATTGCGAGACGTTCTTGTAGAACGGAGAAAGAGGCACAAACTCTTTGTTCCCTATCTTACCTTTGGGTATCCTGATGTTGAGAGCTTCTGCAAGCTCCTTCAAATCTGCGAGAGCGAAGGGGTCGATGCTATCGAAGTGGGCATTCCCCATTCCGACCCGGTAGCAGATGGACCGGTTATTCAGACGACATCGTTTATGGCGCTCAAGCAGGGAGTTACCCCGCG containing:
- the trpD gene encoding anthranilate phosphoribosyltransferase — protein: MKEALLRVLNGEILTTSEAYALMCELMQGKLTPAQMGAILGVLRVRGERKEELLGFAQAMRDFAIPFSVPSGVLVADNCGTGGDGKGTMNISTGAALLAFALGVPIVKHGNRSVSSRSGSADFLESLGFPVDLPKESMEALFATTGFAFLYAPLYHPAMRTVQGVRRELGVRTVFNVLGPLTTPCSVAYKMVGVYDQKLLEPVAYVLSLLGVRRGLAVWGEPGVDEVSVSGTTHCILVTEGGMETLTFHPREVGLREHPVEAIQGGSTHDNAQLFLEILQGKKKEAHYEALVLNTAFLVWLAERAETIPQALEQVEGIVQSGEALERIQELVAAARGIRGGAENGKHS
- a CDS encoding phosphoribosylanthranilate isomerase, translated to MPVVKVCGITEKEDALSIASLGVWALGFIFVPESPRYVSPEKVRDIVSCLQGKVLTVGVFQNAPFGEVRRIRDFCGLDLLQLHGEEDPSFCERLGRGVIKAFGVGEGVFPENIEEYVPWVSYILFDTVHGGKRGGTGRPFPWKSIAHLLQSIPRPVIIAGGLTAENVVSLLEEIHPFALDVNSGVERAPGKKDLGKLKEFLAVVQRKVAL
- the trpB gene encoding tryptophan synthase subunit beta: MRKGFFGEFGGRFVPETLIHPLEELEEAYEYYRDDPSFRAELEMYLRTYAGRPTPLTYAARLSEELGGVRIYLKREDLNHTGSHKLNNTLGQVLLAKKMGKKRIIAETGAGQHGVATATACALLGLSCQVYMGAIDVERQKLNVFRMQILGAEVIPVYSGSQTLKDAINEALRDWVRNVDTTHYVIGSVVGPHPYPTMVRDFQSVIGREAKEQFLEREGKLPDYVIACVGGGSNAMGIFSAFLPHEEVKLIGVEAGGLGLESGKHAASIGRGKKGVLHGSMSFLLQDEFGQIRETHSIAAGLDYPGVGPEHSFLAVTGRAQYVAVTDEEARDAFCHLARTDGIIPALESAHAVAYALKLAPSLPSGATILICLSGRGDKDVEVVMQSLAKGE
- a CDS encoding indole-3-glycerol-phosphate synthase; the encoded protein is MENILETIVVAKKRRLLAQGKKYSPFEVAELLARSQENAFLSSLCGPGPNIIAEIKLASPSRGRFIALEEVPYFLSSYEEGRAKAISVVTEEEHFQGSLELLQMVVRTTHLPVLRKDFVLEETQIYETKEAGAHAILLIARIVSKDRLKSFIELAEFLGLTPLVEVHDERDLEKALSASARVIGINNRDLSTFRVSLATTLRLLPLIPKDVTVVAESGIANRDDVENLLEAGVYNFLVGGSLLTSENPTRKLLELQGERAIARC